A stretch of the Streptomyces sp. NBC_00078 genome encodes the following:
- a CDS encoding ROK family transcriptional regulator, protein MRSTSPVETFPAHTPAASQIFTTVLSQGPLTRLEVARRAGLSPAAVTKAVRPLLAAGYLVEAADEEARPALGRPASLVRVDGGRALFIGVKVTGGELIGVLTDLCCRIRLDRRVPLTDRSTEAVLAPLAELVHELLAEAEDFGAPVLGLGVAVSGDVDGTEGAVRYSPFLDWRDVPLAELAAKATGLPVTVDNDVRALTVAEQWFGAGVGLSDFAVVTVGAGIGCGLVVHGRVIAGAHGVAGEIGHVTVDPAGPACHCGNRGCVEAIAGDAAIVRRIRDTTGIEVADTAEAVALAHQGVVGAREAYARAGEAIGRGIATVANLLGPERVIISGEGLAAYDLFAEQIRDTFAAAAFGSAADCDVQTRPLPFEEWARGAAATAIQSFIAPDDPPPSR, encoded by the coding sequence ATGCGGTCCACGTCACCTGTCGAGACGTTCCCGGCCCACACGCCGGCCGCCTCGCAGATCTTCACCACGGTTCTGTCCCAAGGGCCCCTCACCCGGCTGGAGGTTGCCCGGCGCGCCGGGCTGTCCCCGGCTGCCGTCACCAAGGCGGTCCGCCCGCTGCTGGCGGCCGGCTATCTGGTGGAGGCCGCCGACGAGGAGGCCCGCCCCGCCCTCGGGCGGCCCGCGAGCCTGGTGCGTGTCGACGGCGGGCGAGCGCTGTTCATCGGCGTCAAGGTGACCGGCGGCGAGCTCATCGGAGTGCTCACCGACCTGTGCTGCCGTATCCGCCTCGACCGGCGCGTCCCGCTGACGGACCGGTCGACCGAGGCCGTGCTGGCCCCGCTGGCGGAGCTGGTGCACGAACTGCTCGCCGAGGCCGAGGACTTCGGCGCCCCCGTCCTCGGTCTCGGCGTCGCCGTCTCCGGCGACGTCGACGGCACCGAGGGCGCCGTCCGCTATTCGCCCTTCCTGGACTGGCGGGACGTACCGCTCGCCGAACTCGCCGCCAAGGCCACGGGGCTGCCGGTCACCGTCGACAACGACGTACGGGCCCTGACCGTCGCCGAGCAGTGGTTCGGGGCCGGGGTGGGCCTGTCCGACTTCGCCGTGGTGACGGTCGGCGCCGGCATCGGCTGCGGCCTTGTGGTGCACGGCCGTGTGATCGCCGGCGCGCACGGCGTGGCCGGTGAGATCGGCCATGTGACCGTCGACCCAGCAGGGCCTGCCTGCCACTGCGGCAACCGCGGCTGTGTGGAGGCCATCGCGGGGGACGCCGCGATCGTCCGCCGGATCCGCGACACCACCGGCATCGAGGTCGCCGACACCGCCGAGGCCGTGGCACTGGCCCACCAGGGAGTCGTCGGAGCCCGCGAGGCCTACGCGAGGGCCGGGGAGGCGATCGGCCGGGGCATCGCCACCGTGGCCAACCTGCTCGGCCCCGAACGCGTGATCATCTCCGGCGAGGGGCTCGCCGCCTACGACCTGTTCGCCGAGCAGATCCGCGACACCTTCGCCGCGGCCGCCTTCGGCTCCGCCGCCGACTGCGACGTACAGACCCGCCCGCTCCCCTTCGAGGAGTGGGCCCGCGGAGCCGCGGCCACCGCGATCCAGTCCTTCATCGCCCCCGACGACCCACCACCGAGCCGCTGA